GACGAAGAGGTAGCGGATCATACAGAGAAGTGTGAGTCTTTCTAAAGACGATTGTCTAAACGTAGctggataaaaaataataactttggCGGATCAAAAATGGCGATAATCTCAAACGTcttgagaaatatatatatatacatacatagatatatatatatatatatatatttttatatatatatgtattggtATATAGGAGGAAACCGGGTTTCCTGAGCagatggaagtgattttctttggGTACTGAAAAGTATAAATAGAAGCGGCAGAATGATTGCTGTTTGTAACAGGAAATTCTGAAAGTGCTTTCGAATGAtcacagacagagagagattgAAAATTCCGGGAAAATGTACCCCAAGTTGAAGGCTTTTTGGAGCGGAGAGAGAAGGAAGGGACGGAATGGAAATTGTTTGATTAGATAAAGACATAAAGTaatcaaaagcaaaaaaaaaaaaaacaaaaaacaaaacagagaaaGAAATTAAGCAGTAGGATCGGGAGAGGCGCATTATCAACTGGGTCTTTGAAAGGGACCTCTTTGCCACGCCCACACATGTTGAATCAattttccatgattttctttacTGCTTCCTCTTTTTGCTTATAGTATCGTCAAAGTTTTTCTTTGTGCATCAATCTCGCAAGGACCGTACTTCCTACTTGTTAAATTCTTGACAATTCTCCAATTTTCAGAACAATTAGAaagaaattctttaaaaaattcggCTCAATGCATGATACCCCCATCCAGAAATTTTCTTTAGTCAATATGAAATCATCAAAGATTTTTTTAGTCTTTTCTCTGTAACATCTGTATATATTTGCCTACAAGTGAATCATAGTATACttgttgagaaatgatatttaaagttataattGTGTAATTACTGTAtagtttctttaaaaaaataaattaatacgagatctacataaaaataaataaataaataaaatataactttttaattgtaaattttatttttttcaaaataattacataatatttatacatttcacaattatatatagcattactcttaatttttttgagaataTATTAATCCAATGATGCTGCGGGTGCGAGAGGAGTATATATCCATTGAAATTAAACTAATAGCATTGGAGAAAGATTCCCAATTGATTGAACTCCATGGttgcatgtgcattacatgggATCTCCAAGTGGGAATCTTTGATTGAATTCGTAGCTATAAAATATGCAGtgagttatattttaaatttttaaggcTTCATATCCATATCAGTATATTTTTGTGTCTATCGTCGTGTCATTTTACCTTCTTAAGTTACTTGTAGAGGGTCACCCATTCTTATCGTATGTTGgaattttggaaaaatgaaaatattttttaaaaatagaagtaTGATTGGAAGCCACcatgataaattttataaaagtgttacaattataaaaaaaatttataaaaatgtaatTACATGTATCACTATTCTTCCGAGATGGGacgtaatattattttttcataaaaataaaatcataaattgaCATTATTTCTTAGGGTTCAGGAATAAGAAAGGGGATGGCCCGATGGGTGTAAAATAGAACCTCGGGCTGCTAGGAAAATTGTGGCATATAATAAGGGTGGTGCTTGGGCTCAAGACCATTTTGAAAGGGAGTTTTGCTTTATACAAGTACAGTCGCATACTAAtttgtgtactaatactgattcattcatacttaaaatttaaattaacattatttttaataaaatttactttttgaccaattacattatattagtgcacagattattacacaattatattttgcaactatatttttccttttaaagggGAGTTAGATTATAAAAAAGAGTTTGTTCATTTGTTTGAAGATGTTaaatatactttaaaataagaacaaattaACTCAACATCTTcacacattatatttttttattttttcttatcaaatatatagtgtatggatgatgaataataaaatttaattagtttaaaaaaattaaaattaaaataaaataagtgtaaGTGCTGTATATAGAGAcgataaataacaaaaattttcataaaaaaataattttataatttaagacACTATACCAaacaataacattaaaaaattaataattggaATATGACGTGGCTGTCCAACATGGCAACTAGAACGCACATGGGTATGCCATTGCTGCAAGCGTGACAGACATGTAGCTGGCACGTATGCCACTAACAAGATGAGGGACTCTATAGCCACGTGTGGGGATCCTAACCAGTCTCCAAAatgtcaaaaaaaataataataataatttattttttaatgtttttaaatatttaaaaagttataatatattaaaaattatttttttaatcattaaattttaaaaaaaaaaatcactataAAAAATCCCAATCGAGATCGCTATGTGTCGTTTTAGCATTTGTGTAATTGGATCAAAATCGAACACTAATCAACCCTTCTATCCAAATAACAAATAGCATTgactaaaatattaaaacataatcttggattgtataaaatagtttttggCTTTCCACAGATTGGGTCAAGCTCCTTCTTTACTTACTGCTTATGCTTAGTATTTCTTTATATTGTCAAGTAACTAACCTcgtaacaatattttaaagtaCAGTAGGTAAGGGTTGGAGACCTCTATAATCATTCTAAAAGGTCTTGGAAGAGACACGAAGAGCTTTGCCAACATATGAATGAGTGTAGATGgtcaaatattgaaaatttgagGCTTAGGAACCAAATGGAGCATAATGTGTGGCGGTTGGAGTTTCGGCGATACGCAGCACATGAGACATACTCGCATACCGTTTTAGCTTTGGCCACACCACTTCTTATTCATTGTAAAtcagttatttaaaaattctataaTAAGGTGTGTGTATATCAGAAGTGGTCGAAAAAGTAGTAGATCGACAATTTTACATctcaaataaagaaagaaatcatAACAAAACATTAAATCCATAACTTCTAAgtaatgaaaatgaaaggagGGTGGAGGAGTGAAGGTACTCCCCCCACACATATTGACACTTTTTGTggattacttgataaaattataaattcatgtaGTAATTACTAATATTGTATTTTTACTGTATAGTGTCTCAAAGTCATGCtaatttaattattgtatactttttttttatcaataatatattaatatttatgtttagcAAATCTAGTTATTTGTATACATTACCTAAGTCAGCAACGAGTAATAATATAAGCTCAAATTAATGGAACTgacttaaaaattatatatcttttaaaaagaacttttacattttcttaaataaaatgttatttctAACAGACTTTTTGATGCAAACTCAAATTGATGTAAAGTATCTAAATCTAAATTCTACGTTAATTGTATGGAAGTACTACTTTAAGTAAGGGTGGGCAGCGGAGCTCCACACCCCGCTGCACCGCCCCATTCGCACTGCCCCCGCCCATGCGGGACGAGGGCTCCGTACCATATGGGCGGAGGACAGGGGCCCCCACCCGCACAAAAGGATGCGGAGTGGAGCAGGGAGATGGAGGGGGCTAAGCCCCACTccgcatataatatatatttatatatgtaattatatatattaaaattcctTAATAAATGAAACAGCGCCAGCACCGTTTCATTTAGTGAGTTAAGTCCCCGCCGCATGCCCCCTGGCCCCATTCTTCTCAAAGACTCCTCTCGGCTCTCTCCTTGTCTTTGTTCTCTcagactcctctctctctctctctctctctctctctctctctctctctctctctctctctctctctctctctcgcacaaCGCACGAATCACAAACCAGTTCCAATATCCTCTCTCGTCGTCTCAAAGGTGTCCTTCACCAagtttctccatttttatttttattttttttttatcggagATTTGAAGAAAGATGGGCTGAAttggagatggaggatgagaatttatgaatttgtgtgctgtggattcttggattgtgatttgcatgtgtattgtataatgtatttgtgaattttttttattttattttattttattttttgtagtttttagggtttcagatttggAACCCTAAATATTTCTAATCCGAGACCCTAAATTGGTTTAAGATTGGAAatcctaaattgatttaggttgaaacccctgaatcaatttagggtttcggattagAACCCTAAATTGGTTTAggaatccgaaaccctaaattgatttaggattggaaaccctaaattaatttaagggTTTCAATCAGGGTTTcagattattaaaattattgatCTCTCTATATATTATTAAGATTATTGATTTGTTTATATTGTTATTTAATATGGAtgcgaataaaaaaaataaaacactatTTCTTATAAGTTCTAACGACTTCACACTCAACGGTTGCATATAAttgggtttttttattattttgttgatgtTAGGGACAGCTTACTAGCTTTATAACTAatcaactaattaaattttatttagggttttgtattgaaaccctaaattgaaattttagggggtttcaatttgatttaggggtttgcACTTTGCCTTGTTTATTGTTTGGtgtattattacatttttttttttttatgtcttgtgtTTGATTGCATataattggtttttttattatcattttggtGATGTTAAGGACAGCCTACTAGCTTTATAACTAattaactaattgaattttatttagGGATTTGAATTGAAACCCCTGAATTGATTCAGGGGTTTGCACTTTGCCTTGTTTATTGTGTTGGtgtattattacatttttttatgtcttgtatttGATTGcactttgtttttttgtttttttgtttttttatgttttctttttttatgtcttgtgtTTGATTGcaatttgccttttttttttttcaatgtctTGTGTTGGATTgtggtttgaaaatttttttttatgttggggAATCAGAAATTTCTTTTTGAAGGGATCCAGATTTCAGTGATAGATCTCCTATCCCAGCCAATACCCCTACCCCAGAACCTAACCCTACTCCAACCCCTACGGGGAGTATACCTTGCCCTGTCTCCAAGCCCACaaagggcaagaaacctgtatccataatttggtctcactttaccaaactagagagTGATGACCCCGATAACCCACAAATTAAATGTAATTACTAcgaataaatatatgtatgtcACTATAgaaaacatggtacatcccagatGAAGGTTCacttagaggaacaatgcaagaagagtccaatattaaGATCCTTAATAGAAAAgagtcaatctagactagatattggattaagaaaaatgacggatgggagtagtggggccagGGTCCAACGTTGAAGGGATATACGAAGTATAATCCCGATAAATGTAGAaagaagttagctcgtatggtTATCATGGACGAGTTACTTTTTCAGTTTGTAGAGGGTAGAGGGTTCTAAGAATTTGTTCAAAAGTTGGAATCGAGATTTACGCTTCATTCTCGCTACACTGtggcaaaaaatattaaaaagatgtacAGAAAAgacaaagatgttttgaggggccaattggcaagtttggtagtttgcctcactaccgatatttggacttctatccaaaatatgaattacatgtctttGACTGTAcattttgttgattctgattgggttcttcataaaaaaattattaagttttgtcaaataactTATCCCAATGGTGATTTGTCAAATAATTGATCACAAATGTGACGCGATTGAGAAggccttggaggccgcaataaaggagtcgGGGGTTGGCACGGGTTTTGACTATTTCGGTTGATAATGCCTCGTCTAATGATGTCGTCTTGGGATATCTAAAAACTTATCTTAGATAGgtaaataagacattcttgcatggtgaatatttgcatgttagatgtgatgcacatattttgaatttaattgtgaatgggggttgaaagatgttgatggtTCGGTTGCACAAATTAGAATTGCTGTGAAATTTGtgagttcttcttcttctgattggagaaattcaagtTGTTGCGAAAGCTGTGGGCATAACATCGAATAAGGGTCTTTATACTAATATTCCCACCATATGGAACTCAactttcttgatgttggaggctacccaagaatataaggcagcctttcaattattagGTGATGAAAACATCCAacatgtcaaatactttgatgaacACGAGGGATtaggaaagcctaatgatgacgATTGGGTGTTAGTTTCtacttttattgattttctcAGACTTTTGTacgatgtcacattgaatatgtctggttctttgtaccctacatccatGAGTTTTATCAACAAATATGTAAGttgaaagaagaattagaaaacATGCGTaagggttccaatgaaaggatgatgaggatggtagtgaccatgatgctaaaatataacaattattgaagagatttgactagaatgaatattttgttatatgtggttGTTATTCTTGATTctcgtctgaaagtttcaggtaTGTTATATGGTTTGGGACTTGCGCACAATCATGCATGAGTTGATCTTATTGGTGAAATGGCCCGAGATACCTTGACTAAATTatatgatgagtttaatgcaattaagaGTGGTACTGCATCTAAAAAACATACACCTATCCCAACGTCTCCTACAGACGCCGTGACGGGGCCTTCTACAAGGAAGAGTAGAATgtcgtggactaagaccctcgcacagaatttcacactagtccatcaatctacggatgTGATTTTGGAGTTAAACAACTACTCGTCAGgagatatggtccaagatgataatgatgatttcgatatattaggatggtggaaggcTGCAACAAAGAAATATCTCATCCTTTCTAAGATTGTCCGTTGTATtggtcatccctattagcaccgtggCCTCAGAGTCAACCTTTAGTACCATAATGCGCATATTAGATCCTTTTCGTAATTCATTATCTCCTACAACTgtggaggcattgatatgcacatagAGTTAGACGATAGAAAAAGATATTCATGTTCcgaatgttttagattttaatgagatcgatgaggaggaggatggtgatcagtctggatctGGACCACctagtaattatttttattttattattttgatatatttatattcatttcgatTTCATCAATATTAATTGTTATAGCAACACATGAGACGACATCTACCTCCGCTGCAATATAAATATGTGCTTAAGCCTGAGTCACCCTAAATATCACAGTCAAAGGCAAACCACAACTCAatctttataatattcaaaatttgaatcatttgttcatatcatgtattcaatgatttgtaatattgatataatgtcccttggacacttttatatttgtaattgtttaacttttcaattttgtgataatttagttattattattagtttattaggtattaaactagtaacttttattcatgtaactttttttatctGGTTTTTAAaccgttttttttttaattataattttatggtcTCAAAATGGCTATAAACTATTTTTGggcttaaaagaaaaatttatgggTCATTTTAGGTCCATTTCAGCGATTTCTAAGCCCAAAGTCCAGTAGGGGGCAGATTGCGCCCCAACTTGCACTCGAATATGCGGGATGGGGTATGGGGACAAATTTCTCCATCTTCCCCATGCGGAGGCGAGGGGCTGGGAGGCGGTTACCCCGCACTGTATGGTGCAGCTAGCACCCATAACTTTAAGAAGATAAATCTGTACaagtataaaatgaaaaacttaATATCTTTCTTTGACTGAAAAcaacattaattatttttcttcaaattatataattatacctattcttatattattagtaaatatttaatttcaagtttacaagtcatttttattttgattttgaaatcAAATTTTAAGTAGGGTTGCTGATAAATTGTAGAGTTTAatataaagaaacaagaaaaatatttatgtatggTAAATAcaggtggttttttttttttttttttgggttaaataaaaaacaagtacAGACTGGTACACATTGACGCTTACATCTTATTCTGACGGTTTAGAAGACGAGAGTTTGAAAAGACTTTATCAACTGCCTTGAAGGCTGAAGCAATCAATCACAGCGCAAAAGTATCTACCGTCACTTCGTCAATCTCTGTTCAGTCGAAGTATTGCAAACTCTTGCATCAAAagttgtattttgtttgtatttttttttaaagtaatattagatacCCTTTTtaggcatgtaaattttatgtatttttttaaaaataaaataaatttattattaaaaataatttttttatataaattttaaatttatctaatttgtataaaatgaaaatataaaatttatacattttaaaattataactataatttctttatatttaatattatgcaGTATTTTGTTAGATTCTAACTCtttttatattattgaattttatttaaaataatactatataaaattatagagtatataagtatcctataattatttaaaaaaataaaatttattattaaaaattaatttctttttatatatattttatatttatttatttttaaaataattatacaatatttatatattcataattataataaaaaaaagtagaaaagaatAACCATTTAGCAGATATTTATCGCAGTGAAGTTTCAGAAAGCCAAACCCAGCCCAATCTCAGAAGCCCAGAAAATAGTCCACAACCTAACCCAACCTCCAATGACGCGAAAAACGTCGTCGTACAAATCAGTGCCTCCCTCTCCAACtgcaataaataataattcacGGGCAGCGTTGGGGTGGTGGTTCGCTATCAACATTTTCAACCTCTCTTTGTCAGTTTTTCCTCTGATCCTCAGGCGGTTTTATAGGGTTTATCTAACCCCAATATTGACATAagcttcaaagttcaaacacaGACAGAAAGAGATAGGCACAGTACAATGGGTTCCCTGCAGAATGGGGTAGAGAGACTAATACTAAATGGCAGAGAGGAAgataaagaagaagagaaggaagaagagccAATATTGAAGGAGCAAAACGAGAGGTTTTGTATGTTCCCCATAAGGTACAAACAGCTTTGGGAGATGTACAAGAAGGCTGAAGCCAGTTTCTGGACCGGTactttcactttctttcttaACCGTCTTGTTTTCTTGTGCATTTTCTCTGaaattttgattatttcattttcatctgcGACTGTTCGGAACTGggtatctgtttttttttttctttttgaatttctAGTTGTAATTTATGGTGTCGGGCACCTGTACCTATTGTTTGAAATGCTGGTGGTTTCCGTTGCACCCTCGTACAGTGATGGAGCCACGTTTCCGTCCTTCGGGGGGTCAGCAAAAGTtccataataacaataaaatcaacACAATTAAGCTCGACAATGCATGAGTATGTCTAAAGAGGGATGCCAGGCAGCAGTTGAAATTCTTGAGAAGAATGAgttgtttttcatgtttttgttCTCTCCGAGAATGGTGACTCTGGAAGATGTTTCCAGAAACAccatatttgagaaaaaaaatttcagtaaaaggaaattaatttacTCTTCGGGGTTGACATTCATTTGCTTaagttttgtatttgttttatgtttggcttaatttaatatatcagattTGTTGAATATTGCGGCTAGATGATGACAGCCTGCTTTGAACACGCGGGCTCTATCTTCTCGTGCTTGcggaaatctctctctctctctctctctctctctctctctctctctctctctctctctctctctctctcaaatcaccacatgtatgcatgcatgcatgtatattgATACCGATCTTGGGACATTATGCTATTGAAAAATGAACAACTTGGAATTATGCAGTGGTACGAATGTAAGCAAtttgtgatgttgtgttttCAATTACATGTTTTTTGCTTGGTTTGAGTTTTGTGAAattgtttgttctttttttgataattaataagaattttattatcatgaataggcatggcccaagtacacaagaagtatacaaaggcAATACTTACGACACTCTAGAAAACGggaaaactaaaacagaaacaGATTCAGTACATTCTCATCATTCCTTACAAAGATCTTAGCTCACAAACtcaaagtagaaaagaaaaagtttcgAAGTTCTTTAAAAGGAACAACTGCAATTGAAACTAATATTTGGGTGATTGCATATAAGGGTTCATGTATTAATTTTGGGAACAGTTGTTTACCATTAAGCTGAGAGAATTCTTATTTCATGAATTACATCCAGAATATAAACTGTTTATAATGATACCATGCCAGCACTATAAAATACTTTGGCTAGTAAGAAAGCTTGCAGCAATACTAGAGTATGCAGACATAAGATAATGGGCTGCAGGTTTAAGGTGGAAGATGCATGCTAAGACTGAGAGCTATCTTAGGTCTCAGAGGGGGAAAAGTTTCATAATTAGGACCTGCTTTTAAATGCTTGGAACAATCTTTAAGCTACTTTGAGCATGCTTGCAGTGGCAAGTGTGGTACTAAAATGTAGCCTCTGTTCTCATAGCACATGGCTGCCAACTGTCCCATAGACTTAAGCTGTTGGTATTCAATGGAGTTTGGGGTAGCCTAAGACACACCacaatattagaatttaataGTTCTTATAAGTCCATGATTAAGCTGCTAAGATAGGTTATGATTTACTGAATGGTTCTCGTGTTGCACCTTGCCTTATTCGATCATAAAAATGATTTACTGAAGGGTTCTATGCATacacttgattttatttttcaacatattcTTATGACTTTTCATTGGGCTCACAGCTGAGGAGGTTGATCTTTCCCAGGACATTCAGCAGTGGGGAGCTTTGTCTGACTCTGAGAAATTTTTCATTGGCCATGTACTGGCATTTTTTGCAGCATCTGATGGGATTGTACTGGAGAACCTGGCCGCTAGATTTCTAAATGATGTTCAAGTGCCAGAGGTGAATTTGTTGGTTAGGATCTATATATTTGTAGttacatatttttttggtttccaCTTTTTTATATGATCCATCCTGTTATTGTTTATAGCATTCAATGATGTTTCCATATTTTCATCTAGATCATGGTCATTTAAGGTTGTCCTGGTAGGGGAGACATCAGAAAAAAAGGTTAAACTATTAGAAGAGTTTTCTTGTTGAGCTATTTGCTTGTTGAATTGTAGTAAATAGGATTGAAAGAAATTACCATATAGATCAAGGCATAGCTTTTGGGATGGTGATTTTGTATTTAGAGTCTGACGTCAAAAATTTTAACCAACTCTATGTTCTATTTCACAGTATTGATGGGATCAAGTATGTAGTTTATATGAAATCTTTTCACCTATTTCTCTAAAATTTAGCCTCTCCCTCCCTTCTCTTatcctctttttatttttctagttgAGGATGCACCATTTCTTTACAATATCCGTATGTTATCCAGATTCAAATTAAAGACCTACCAACTAAAATTCAGCCTTCTCTTTGTTCTCAGGCTCGGGCATTCTACGGATTTCAAATGGCAATGGAGAATATTCATTCTGGTAGAGCTTTGTAACTGATGCCTGTGGTTTTTTTTGCTGTAACCTAGTACTTGACCTACTGGCTACCTGATTGATATATGTGCTACTGCCTTATGTCAGAAATGTACAGCTTGCTTCTGGAGACATATATCAAAGATCCAAAAGAGAAGCATAGGTTGTTCAATGCAATTGAAAACATACCTTGCATTGCTAGGAAGGCCAAGTGGGCATTAGATTGGATTCAAAGGTCTGTATCattctattgatttttatagttttttttttcatacattcaGTAATTATATTAAAGGGAGCCACCCTGCATGTATTTATCAAGATTTTAATTAATGTTCAATATTTGTTGTCCAATGTTGATTAAGAAAACCacttaaaaaaatgttgattaAGAAAACCAACACAAGCTCCATCTTTAATAACATAAATAGAGCGTTGAGCTCCCATATGAACGCTATCAAACTTAATTAAGAGAGAATGAGTATAGTTGTACAGTTTTATCTGTTTTCTCCCCAATATGGGAGGAGATCATCTTTGTGCCCTGCAACAAACTAGATGCAGCTGTTTCCTTGAAATACACTAAAGTGCCTCGTTTAATCGAATCATCATATCATGTGTTGGATTCTGCTCTACGCAATTCTCAAATAGTGAATTTTGCTTGTAGAATTCAACTAGTGATTTGATATAACTTTTTGCATAAAAAGGaaacatattgagtttgaatttaagtgcttttttacaatttttcatttttcatcttgTGCAGTTCCACTTTGTTTGCAGAGAGACTTGTCGCTTTTGCATGTGTTGAAGGAATCTTTTTTTCAGGAAGGTAGTCTTCCTCAATGGCTTAGAgttacatgattttcttatttccatTGCTCATACCTAGTTATGGCAACCATACATTGTAtcgggcttttgcctattctttgatgaatataatttatttactaattaaaaaaaaggatatgGTTGCCTTTCTATGTTACTCTACTGTCCTGAGGCTTACATTTatgtagtttttcttttttgtggtcCTCAGCTTCTGTGCCATTTTCTGGCTCAAAAAGAGGGGAATGATGCCAGGTTTGACGTTCTCAAATGAGCTTATTTCTAGAGACGAGGGCCTCCATTGTGACTTTGCTTGTCTTCTTTACAGGTTACTGCTTTTCTTCCCTTTTAGTCTAGATGTTAACTTTCACATTTGATGTTGGCTAGAAACTAGAATAATTGCTTTACTGGGTGTTGCTACATTCAAATACTTGGGCTATAATCATAGGTATAGGTTTAGTTTCTGTTATGTTGTGAATATGAACTATGGGAGAATAAATCTTCATTTATTGTTCTTTCTTACAGCTTGCTAAGGAAGCAACTACACTTGGAAAAAGTTCATAGCATTGTCCATGAAGCTGTAGAAATTGAGACACAGTTTGTGTGTGAGGCCCTCCCATGTGCATTGATTGGCATGAATTCAACACTCATGAGCCAGTACATAAAGTTTGTTGCCGACCGACTTTTGGTAATTTTCCACtaagttgttcatttttctCCTACTTTCCTGCTGGAAAGTTcgacattttttatttataatttttgttttggcaccAGGTTGCGTTAGGGTACCAGAGAAAGTACAATGTGGAAAATCCTTTTGATTGGATGGAGTTTATTTCTTTGCAGTAAGTATGATGAGCATTGGTTAGGTTGTTCTGAATTTTCCAAACTCAAGCAAAAGTTAGAAGTACTGCTGAGTTACTGATGTCTAGAGGAGATAATCTTGTGTTGTCTTCAACCCAAGTGGTTATTCAATATCTcagaaaatgtttttttcatTTACAAGTAGGCAGTAATCCATGCTCAGAACCACAACAAAAAAGGTAGGCAGTAACCCCCAGGGGGTGCCTCTTAGAAGTC
This genomic interval from Carya illinoinensis cultivar Pawnee chromosome 2, C.illinoinensisPawnee_v1, whole genome shotgun sequence contains the following:
- the LOC122300498 gene encoding ribonucleoside-diphosphate reductase small chain A isoform X1; translation: MGSLQNGVERLILNGREEDKEEEKEEEPILKEQNERFCMFPIRYKQLWEMYKKAEASFWTAEEVDLSQDIQQWGALSDSEKFFIGHVLAFFAASDGIVLENLAARFLNDVQVPEARAFYGFQMAMENIHSEMYSLLLETYIKDPKEKHRLFNAIENIPCIARKAKWALDWIQSSTLFAERLVAFACVEGIFFSGSFCAIFWLKKRGMMPGLTFSNELISRDEGLHCDFACLLYSLLRKQLHLEKVHSIVHEAVEIETQFVCEALPCALIGMNSTLMSQYIKFVADRLLVALGYQRKYNVENPFDWMEFISLQGKTNFFERRVGEYQKASVMSSLQDGGKNYVFKLDEDF
- the LOC122300498 gene encoding ribonucleoside-diphosphate reductase small chain A isoform X3, with the translated sequence MGSLQNGVERLILNGREEDKEEEKEEEPILKEQNERFCMFPIRYKQLWEMYKKAEASFWTAEEVDLSQDIQQWGALSDSEKFFIGHVLAFFAASDGIVLENLAARFLNDVQVPEARAFYGFQMAMENIHSEMYSLLLETYIKDPKEKHRLFNAIENIPCIARKAKWALDWIQSSTLFAERLVAFACVEGIFFSGSFCAIFWLKKRGMMPGLTFSNELISRDEGLHCDFACLLYSLLRKQLHLEKVHSIVHEAVEIETQFVCEALPCALIGMNSTLMSQYIKFVADRLLRQDELL
- the LOC122300498 gene encoding ribonucleoside-diphosphate reductase small chain A isoform X2 — protein: MGSLQNGVERLILNGREEDKEEEKEEEPILKEQNERFCMFPIRYKQLWEMYKKAEASFWTASDGIVLENLAARFLNDVQVPEARAFYGFQMAMENIHSEMYSLLLETYIKDPKEKHRLFNAIENIPCIARKAKWALDWIQSSTLFAERLVAFACVEGIFFSGSFCAIFWLKKRGMMPGLTFSNELISRDEGLHCDFACLLYSLLRKQLHLEKVHSIVHEAVEIETQFVCEALPCALIGMNSTLMSQYIKFVADRLLVALGYQRKYNVENPFDWMEFISLQGKTNFFERRVGEYQKASVMSSLQDGGKNYVFKLDEDF